The following proteins are co-located in the Methanotorris formicicus Mc-S-70 genome:
- a CDS encoding lipopolysaccharide biosynthesis protein, which translates to MKIYKNLKEKIYLLAKKYSKKAGLDLPYFIKGGFWLSVGQFFSTLKGFILSIVFANFLSKEVFGEYSFIMAVLGIAGIFALPGMGIAVVQAVAKGYEGTYFKALKEVFKWSWLGSLFLLCFSIYEYFFGKFDLCLIFLILSSLFPFYSISGFYPNFFNGKKRFDILVKLSSFFNIISTILIIMMVLFTKSAFWIAITSILIQILVNCYFSIFYVKKFIENYGVDKNDIEFGKKISYSRAFGGFAGKVDELIISYFLGFSDLAIFKIVTLIPDQFKIFMKLLNPMILPKMVSSNISKKDLKTYFWKFFIVLVFLIAIYVLTAPFIFKIFYPKYYKYLWLSILYHLSFIAYLNILSSNYLIKEKSRYIIIIEYICNIFTIVSSFIFIYFYGLHGAIYSRMLIRLFSLLLTTYVFMRYCY; encoded by the coding sequence ATGAAAATCTATAAAAATTTAAAAGAAAAGATTTATTTGTTGGCAAAAAAATATTCAAAAAAAGCAGGATTGGATCTACCTTATTTTATAAAGGGGGGTTTTTGGCTAAGTGTAGGTCAGTTTTTTAGCACATTAAAAGGATTTATTTTAAGCATAGTTTTTGCCAATTTTTTATCAAAGGAAGTTTTTGGAGAATATAGTTTTATAATGGCTGTTTTAGGTATTGCTGGAATTTTCGCTTTACCAGGTATGGGTATTGCAGTTGTTCAGGCAGTAGCAAAAGGTTATGAAGGAACATATTTTAAAGCATTGAAAGAAGTTTTTAAATGGAGTTGGTTGGGAAGTTTGTTTTTATTATGTTTTTCTATTTATGAATATTTCTTTGGAAAATTCGATTTATGTTTGATATTTTTAATATTGTCTTCTTTATTTCCTTTTTATTCCATCTCAGGATTTTATCCAAATTTTTTTAATGGTAAAAAGAGATTTGATATATTAGTTAAACTATCTTCATTTTTTAACATTATTTCAACAATTTTAATAATTATGATGGTTTTATTTACAAAAAGTGCATTTTGGATAGCAATAACATCCATATTAATTCAAATTTTAGTTAATTGTTATTTTAGTATATTTTATGTCAAAAAATTTATAGAAAACTATGGTGTAGATAAAAATGACATTGAATTCGGAAAAAAAATTAGTTACTCCAGAGCATTTGGGGGATTCGCTGGAAAAGTAGATGAATTGATTATTAGCTACTTTTTAGGATTTTCAGATTTAGCCATATTTAAAATTGTTACATTAATTCCGGATCAATTCAAAATATTTATGAAATTATTAAATCCAATGATACTTCCAAAAATGGTGTCATCCAATATATCAAAAAAGGATTTAAAAACATATTTTTGGAAATTTTTTATAGTATTGGTATTTTTAATCGCAATATATGTATTAACTGCACCATTTATTTTCAAAATTTTTTATCCAAAGTATTATAAATATCTATGGTTAAGTATACTATATCACTTAAGTTTTATTGCATACTTAAACATTCTCTCCTCAAATTATTTGATAAAAGAAAAAAGCCGTTATATAATTATAATTGAATATATTTGCAATATTTTTACAATAGTATCTTCATTTATTTTTATATACTTTTATGGGTTACATGGTGCCATATATTCGCGTATGCTTATTAGATTATTTAGTTTATTATTAACAACATATGTATTTATGAGATACTGCTATTAA
- a CDS encoding glycosyltransferase family 4 protein, giving the protein MKRIKLIIFPGYYVPHIGGVETHVDEFAKYLSKDEKYDIHIFAPNIPKYKEFEIRHNNVKVYRYPAFEIIPNYPVPNIFNIKFWKMFFNLYKIDFDIVMTRTRFFSNTLLGFIFAKLRFNKKILIHVEHGSAFVKLESEFKNKLSYIYDKTIGKLIFKKSDYVIAISKAVRDFILENFVDDGEIPIIYRGLEIEKIEGVEENKEIKERFKDKTKLCFVGRLYKWKGVENIIRAYIDLPNNLKEKIVLIIVGYGEDSERLKKLSMDYLNNGIYFTGRVDFEEAVAIMKASDIYIHSSYRGGGLSSSLLQAMCCGKTVVASPYEGANEVVFNGYSGVLLEDNSPEEIKRGIIKLIENKELIRIYGKNAENFIKENFNWEKSVEEYKKIFESIKK; this is encoded by the coding sequence ATGAAAAGAATAAAACTAATTATCTTTCCTGGATACTATGTTCCGCATATTGGGGGAGTAGAGACGCATGTTGATGAGTTTGCCAAATATTTATCAAAAGATGAAAAGTATGATATCCATATATTTGCACCAAATATTCCAAAATATAAGGAGTTTGAGATAAGGCACAATAATGTTAAAGTTTATAGATATCCAGCATTTGAAATTATACCAAATTATCCTGTTCCAAATATTTTCAATATTAAATTTTGGAAGATGTTTTTTAATTTATATAAAATTGATTTCGATATTGTAATGACAAGAACGAGATTTTTCTCAAATACTTTGTTAGGATTTATTTTTGCAAAATTAAGATTTAATAAAAAAATTTTAATTCATGTTGAGCATGGGAGTGCATTTGTTAAATTAGAAAGTGAGTTTAAAAATAAATTATCTTATATTTATGACAAAACTATTGGAAAACTAATATTTAAAAAATCAGATTATGTTATAGCAATATCAAAGGCAGTTAGGGATTTTATATTGGAAAATTTTGTTGATGATGGGGAAATTCCAATAATTTATAGAGGTTTGGAAATTGAAAAAATTGAGGGTGTTGAGGAAAATAAAGAAATCAAAGAAAGATTTAAAGATAAGACAAAACTATGTTTTGTTGGTAGATTGTATAAGTGGAAAGGCGTTGAAAATATTATAAGAGCATATATCGACTTGCCAAATAATTTAAAAGAGAAAATTGTTTTGATTATTGTAGGTTATGGAGAAGATTCAGAGAGATTAAAAAAATTATCAATGGATTATTTAAATAATGGTATTTATTTTACAGGTAGAGTTGATTTTGAAGAAGCAGTTGCGATTATGAAGGCATCTGATATCTACATCCACTCTTCATACAGAGGAGGGGGTTTATCGAGTTCTCTACTACAAGCGATGTGTTGTGGTAAGACAGTTGTTGCAAGTCCTTATGAAGGGGCTAATGAAGTTGTTTTTAATGGATATAGTGGGGTTTTATTGGAGGATAATTCTCCTGAAGAAATTAAAAGAGGAATTATTAAACTTATTGAGAATAAGGAGTTAATTAGAATTTACGGTAAAAACGCAGAAAATTTTATAAAAGAGAATTTCAACTGGGAAAAATCAGTTGAAGAATATAAAAAGATTTTTGAGAGTATTAAAAAATAA
- a CDS encoding D-glycero-alpha-D-manno-heptose-1,7-bisphosphate 7-phosphatase — MNRAIFLDRDGVINKRLIGDYVKKIEEFELLPKVREALIEFKKMGYLLIVITNQQGIAKGIMTEGDLKVVHDYMLKLLPEIDDIFYCPHLDGTCNCRKPKNGMLLKAKEKWDIDFKKSWMIGDSESDIICGKSVGCKTIRILQDSEETRADFVAKSLYDCIEIIKKDDLK, encoded by the coding sequence TTGAATAGGGCAATTTTTTTAGATAGGGATGGAGTTATTAATAAAAGATTAATTGGAGACTATGTTAAAAAAATAGAGGAGTTTGAACTCTTACCTAAAGTTAGGGAGGCGTTAATTGAATTTAAAAAAATGGGTTATTTGTTAATAGTTATAACCAATCAGCAGGGAATTGCTAAGGGCATTATGACAGAGGGGGATTTAAAAGTTGTTCATGATTATATGCTTAAATTATTGCCTGAGATTGATGATATCTTCTATTGCCCTCATTTGGATGGAACCTGCAACTGCAGAAAGCCAAAAAATGGCATGCTTTTAAAAGCAAAAGAAAAATGGGATATTGATTTTAAAAAAAGTTGGATGATTGGGGATAGTGAGAGTGATATAATCTGCGGGAAAAGTGTTGGATGTAAAACAATAAGGATTTTACAGGATAGTGAAGAAACACGGGCGGACTTTGTTGCTAAAAGTTTATATGATTGTATTGAGATTATAAAAAAGGATGATCTTAAGTAA
- a CDS encoding bifunctional heptose 7-phosphate kinase/heptose 1-phosphate adenyltransferase, producing the protein MIIVLGEVMLDKYTYGKVERINPEAPVPVLNVVEEKYTLGGAGNVANNIASLKHDVFLISIFNNDEFGKCIEELCEKNGINYCFVSDGRPTIVKHRFVAIGYNQQLLRVDYEEAHPINGEISNKILDKIKKLNSKSNILIISDYAKGLITKELMEKLKKEFKGRILIDPKPKNIEFYKDVYLIKPNLKEASQIVGEEIENKDDKLEKIGLNLVDEFNSNFVITRSEKGATLITLDGEVVHIPTKVKEVHDVSGAGDTFIATLGYALDKGYDLVDAVKLANKASSIVVGKVGTATVSLEELFGDKIE; encoded by the coding sequence ATGATAATTGTTTTAGGAGAGGTAATGTTAGATAAATACACCTATGGAAAGGTTGAGAGAATAAATCCCGAAGCCCCTGTTCCAGTGTTAAATGTAGTTGAAGAAAAATACACCTTAGGGGGAGCAGGAAACGTTGCAAATAATATAGCCTCTTTAAAGCATGATGTATTTTTGATTAGTATATTCAACAACGATGAATTTGGAAAATGTATTGAAGAACTATGTGAAAAAAATGGTATCAATTATTGTTTTGTTTCAGATGGGAGACCAACGATAGTGAAGCATAGGTTTGTAGCGATAGGTTATAATCAGCAACTCCTTAGGGTTGATTATGAAGAGGCACATCCAATAAATGGGGAAATCTCAAATAAAATTTTAGACAAAATTAAAAAACTCAACAGTAAATCAAACATTTTAATAATCTCTGACTATGCAAAGGGTTTAATTACAAAAGAACTCATGGAAAAATTAAAAAAAGAATTTAAAGGCAGGATTTTAATTGATCCTAAGCCAAAAAACATAGAATTTTATAAGGATGTTTATTTAATAAAACCCAACTTAAAGGAGGCTTCTCAAATTGTTGGAGAAGAAATTGAAAACAAAGATGATAAATTAGAAAAAATAGGTTTGAATTTGGTTGATGAGTTTAATTCAAACTTCGTTATTACAAGGAGTGAAAAAGGAGCAACTCTGATAACTCTCGATGGAGAGGTTGTTCACATCCCAACAAAAGTTAAGGAAGTCCACGATGTTTCAGGGGCAGGAGATACGTTTATTGCTACTTTAGGTTATGCTTTAGACAAGGGTTATGATTTAGTTGATGCAGTTAAATTGGCAAATAAGGCAAGTTCAATTGTTGTTGGAAAGGTTGGAACCGCAACAGTTAGTTTGGAGGAATTGTTTGGTGATAAAATTGAATAG
- the rfaE2 gene encoding D-glycero-beta-D-manno-heptose 1-phosphate adenylyltransferase produces the protein MIIENRELLENIIKELKSQNLKIVFTNGCFDIIHRGHVEYLNKAKKLGDILIVGINSDESIKKIKGNKRPIIPLYSRAYVLDNLKAVDFVVPFDEETPIELIKIIKPDVHVKGGDYKEEDLPEAEIVKSYGGKIKIIPLIEGFSTTKIIEWVLNKYK, from the coding sequence ATGATAATTGAGAATAGAGAATTATTAGAAAACATAATTAAAGAGTTAAAAAGCCAAAATCTAAAAATCGTCTTTACTAACGGATGTTTTGATATAATCCATAGGGGTCATGTGGAATATTTAAATAAAGCAAAGAAGTTGGGGGATATTTTAATAGTTGGGATAAATTCAGATGAATCAATAAAAAAGATAAAAGGTAATAAAAGACCGATAATTCCTTTATACTCAAGAGCTTATGTTTTAGATAATTTAAAAGCAGTTGATTTTGTAGTTCCTTTTGATGAAGAAACTCCTATAGAGTTGATAAAAATCATTAAGCCAGATGTTCATGTGAAAGGAGGTGATTATAAAGAGGAAGATTTACCAGAGGCAGAGATTGTTAAAAGTTATGGTGGGAAAATAAAAATAATTCCTTTAATTGAGGGTTTTTCAACAACAAAAATAATAGAATGGGTTTTAAATAAATACAAATAA